The following are encoded in a window of Candidatus Bathyarchaeia archaeon genomic DNA:
- a CDS encoding sugar phosphate isomerase/epimerase family protein: protein MKLAIQENLIPGKTFFEKLQNAEKYDFDGVEVWGNNLPQRFKEIKDALSVSRVKISTVCSGYEGDLLGPDRRMRELAIEGIKERLKLCADLGGVGVITVPTFGGPKITDLYPLYPDVKEVEKRILIEECRILGKWAGDVGAYVLLEPLNRYETHLINRLQQAVEVCEAVGMEHIKIMADFFHMNIEEADIARSIEAADGYIMHVHLADSNRLLPGYGHTDFKSGFEALKKIGYKNFMALECGIPGDPDIELPKCVKYLRSLI from the coding sequence ATGAAGCTGGCAATACAGGAGAATTTAATTCCGGGGAAAACGTTTTTCGAGAAGCTTCAGAACGCGGAGAAATATGATTTTGACGGAGTTGAGGTCTGGGGAAACAATCTTCCACAACGGTTTAAAGAGATTAAAGATGCTTTAAGTGTATCAAGGGTTAAGATTTCGACTGTTTGCAGCGGATATGAGGGGGATCTTCTCGGGCCAGATCGCAGAATGAGAGAACTTGCTATCGAAGGTATAAAGGAGAGACTTAAACTTTGCGCAGATCTCGGGGGCGTCGGTGTGATAACTGTGCCAACTTTCGGCGGCCCAAAGATTACGGATCTATATCCATTGTATCCTGACGTTAAAGAGGTTGAGAAAAGGATCCTTATAGAGGAATGTAGGATTTTGGGTAAATGGGCTGGCGATGTCGGCGCATATGTTCTGCTTGAGCCTTTAAATCGTTATGAAACCCATCTAATTAACAGGCTTCAGCAAGCTGTTGAAGTATGTGAGGCTGTTGGAATGGAGCATATAAAAATCATGGCTGACTTCTTCCACATGAATATTGAAGAGGCGGACATAGCTAGAAGCATTGAAGCGGCTGACGGCTACATAATGCACGTTCACTTAGCAGACAGCAACCGACTACTACCGGGATATGGCCACACAGACTTTAAATCAGGCTTTGAGGCGCTTAAAAAGATCGGCTATAAGAATTTCATGGCTCTTGAATGCGGGATACCCGGAGACCCAGATATTGAATTACCAAAATGTGTAAAATACTTAAGGAGCCTAATTTAG
- a CDS encoding Gfo/Idh/MocA family oxidoreductase, translating to MIGLEKTRVGFIGCGGIALRHMEEIVKIPHTSPVAFCDVELSRAKAAADKFGSEGAFIFERAEEMFSRVDLDAVYICVPPYAHGAELLAIEHNVPFFVEKPVDLYLERARRIASEVERKKILTSVGYMNRYRRGVQLVREILREDPPILVLGGWIGGTPKPSPDTPIWRWWIRKEKSGGQFHEQVTHTVDLARFLCGEIEEVHAYPAKGFNRDVPPEYNVEDASVVNVKFTSGAVGSFWASCSSNAGGGVTLSVYANRTTALFTRWEHDLKLLRLNAEPLEIPGEPNIFEIEDRAFIEAVQLNDPSKILCTYMDGLKTMEVTIAANISMETGKPVRLPLP from the coding sequence TTGATTGGATTGGAGAAGACTCGTGTTGGATTTATAGGGTGCGGTGGTATAGCGTTAAGGCACATGGAAGAGATCGTTAAAATCCCCCATACTTCTCCAGTAGCGTTTTGTGACGTTGAGTTGAGCCGGGCAAAAGCGGCTGCTGATAAATTTGGTAGTGAGGGCGCGTTTATCTTTGAAAGGGCCGAGGAAATGTTCAGTAGAGTTGATCTCGACGCGGTTTACATCTGCGTTCCACCATATGCGCATGGCGCTGAGCTACTAGCCATAGAGCATAATGTGCCGTTCTTCGTCGAGAAGCCAGTAGATCTTTATCTTGAGAGGGCGAGAAGGATAGCCTCAGAAGTCGAAAGGAAAAAGATACTTACGAGCGTCGGCTACATGAACCGCTATAGGAGAGGAGTCCAGTTGGTTAGAGAGATACTTCGCGAGGACCCGCCAATACTGGTCTTAGGCGGCTGGATCGGTGGCACACCAAAGCCATCGCCGGATACACCAATATGGAGATGGTGGATAAGGAAGGAGAAAAGCGGAGGACAATTTCATGAGCAGGTGACGCATACAGTTGACTTAGCTAGATTTCTTTGCGGTGAAATAGAGGAGGTTCACGCTTACCCTGCAAAGGGCTTCAATAGAGATGTCCCGCCCGAATATAACGTCGAGGATGCGAGCGTGGTTAACGTGAAGTTTACTAGCGGAGCTGTTGGAAGCTTCTGGGCTTCCTGCTCATCTAATGCTGGCGGCGGAGTAACATTAAGCGTATACGCCAATAGGACAACAGCGTTATTTACCCGTTGGGAGCACGATTTGAAACTGTTGCGCCTAAACGCGGAACCATTAGAAATTCCCGGTGAACCAAACATATTTGAAATAGAGGATAGGGCCTTCATAGAAGCTGTACAATTAAATGATCCGTCTAAAATCTTATGCACGTACATGGATGGATTAAAAACGATGGAAGTAACTATAGCAGCTAACATATCTATGGAAACCGGGAAACCTGTTAGGCTTCCGTTACCCTAA
- a CDS encoding alpha-L-fucosidase — MIGPLFKPDLRSIRKHKCSEWFHDAKFGILVHWGLYSVPGWAPLTGELMEVVSKWGWEFWFTNNPYAEWYFNSMRIRGSPTHHYHLKIYGEGFSYDRFAQTFNQESKRWNPREWAELFKRAGAQYGKRISSLCD, encoded by the coding sequence CTGATAGGCCCCCTTTTTAAACCTGATTTAAGATCTATAAGGAAACATAAATGTTCAGAGTGGTTTCATGATGCTAAATTTGGAATACTTGTACATTGGGGACTATATTCCGTACCCGGTTGGGCTCCCCTTACCGGTGAGCTAATGGAGGTAGTTTCTAAATGGGGATGGGAATTCTGGTTCACTAATAATCCTTATGCTGAGTGGTACTTCAACTCCATGAGAATTAGGGGCAGCCCAACACACCACTATCACCTGAAAATTTATGGAGAGGGCTTCTCATATGACAGATTCGCTCAAACCTTTAATCAGGAGAGTAAGAGGTGGAACCCCAGAGAATGGGCGGAACTTTTTAAGAGGGCCGGCGCTCAATACGGTAAGAGAATCTCCAGCCTATGCGATTAA
- a CDS encoding alpha-L-fucosidase: MSSEARFEVPERLRWWVEARFGMFIHWGLYAIPARGEWVMFFERIPKSEYAKLARRFNPKRFNADEWVALAEEAGMRYMVLTTRHHDGFCLWDSQVSDFTSVKATPAKRDFIAEYVKACRKAGMRVGFYYSLLDWRWPEYWDGPAKNSEGWARFRDYVHAQVRELMTNYGKIDILWYDGAWPYKAEDWQSERLNTMVRSLQPDIIINNRSGLPEDFETPEQHIRYYDRPWESCMTIDESWWGYHVGDKHLKSPLEIIRLLVRCVAGNGNLLLNVGPKADGSIPEAYKRRLRAVGEWLKRNGESIYGASAAPFGAAHLGHVTAKGNRVYLHVFYWPGKSEICVAGIKNRVVEASMLATGKTLPFEQREDRLFIKGLPRRAPDPIDTVIAIDLEGKPETVSPSFWMK; encoded by the coding sequence ATGTCTTCTGAGGCAAGGTTTGAGGTTCCTGAAAGGTTAAGATGGTGGGTTGAGGCGAGGTTCGGCATGTTCATTCACTGGGGTCTATATGCTATTCCAGCTCGTGGAGAATGGGTCATGTTCTTTGAGCGCATACCGAAGTCCGAATATGCTAAGCTGGCTCGAAGGTTCAACCCCAAGAGATTTAATGCAGATGAGTGGGTTGCGTTAGCTGAGGAGGCTGGTATGCGCTACATGGTTCTAACAACTAGGCACCATGACGGGTTCTGTCTTTGGGATAGCCAAGTTTCAGATTTTACGTCCGTTAAAGCTACGCCGGCAAAGAGGGATTTTATAGCCGAATACGTTAAGGCTTGCCGCAAGGCTGGCATGCGAGTAGGATTCTATTATTCGCTCTTGGATTGGCGTTGGCCAGAGTACTGGGATGGACCAGCCAAAAATTCGGAGGGCTGGGCTAGGTTCCGCGATTACGTGCACGCCCAAGTCCGCGAGCTGATGACAAACTATGGTAAAATAGATATACTCTGGTATGATGGGGCATGGCCATATAAGGCTGAGGACTGGCAGTCGGAGCGTCTAAACACCATGGTTCGCAGCTTACAACCAGATATAATTATAAATAATCGCTCCGGTTTACCCGAGGACTTTGAGACCCCGGAGCAACACATAAGATACTATGATAGACCATGGGAGTCCTGCATGACTATAGATGAGTCTTGGTGGGGCTATCATGTCGGAGACAAGCATTTAAAGAGTCCGCTAGAAATTATTAGGCTGCTTGTCCGATGCGTCGCGGGAAACGGAAATCTGCTCCTCAACGTTGGGCCTAAAGCCGACGGAAGCATACCGGAAGCCTATAAGCGTAGGCTTAGAGCTGTTGGCGAATGGCTTAAACGGAATGGCGAATCAATCTACGGCGCTAGCGCAGCACCCTTTGGAGCGGCGCATTTGGGGCATGTTACGGCTAAGGGTAATAGGGTTTATTTGCATGTTTTCTATTGGCCGGGTAAAAGCGAGATATGTGTCGCTGGAATAAAGAATAGGGTTGTTGAAGCTAGCATGCTGGCAACTGGGAAAACATTGCCGTTTGAGCAGCGTGAAGATCGCTTATTTATTAAGGGGCTTCCGAGGAGAGCGCCTGATCCAATAGACACGGTTATTGCGATCGACCTTGAAGGTAAACCTGAAACCGTTTCGCCCTCATTCTGGATGAAATAA
- the purS gene encoding phosphoribosylformylglycinamidine synthase subunit PurS encodes MKYVVRVEVKLKPGHSDPEGETTRDALVELKYPVKSVRVSKVYEIVFEAESVDDAKVMVEDMCKRLLANPVKDDYEYYIKEA; translated from the coding sequence ATGAAGTATGTCGTTAGGGTTGAGGTTAAATTAAAGCCAGGTCACTCTGATCCTGAAGGTGAAACCACTAGAGACGCTCTTGTAGAGCTGAAGTACCCTGTTAAATCTGTTAGGGTCAGTAAGGTTTATGAGATAGTTTTTGAGGCAGAATCCGTCGATGATGCCAAAGTTATGGTTGAAGACATGTGTAAGAGGCTTCTCGCAAATCCCGTTAAAGATGACTATGAATACTATATAAAGGAAGCGTGA
- the purL gene encoding phosphoribosylformylglycinamidine synthase subunit PurL, translating to MRQIYIKRDVPFDLYEVNLLDASDEDLVKISDEMGLALNLEEMQAIKTYFMKKLRNPTDVELQAIGQTWSEHCFHKTFKGLVILPDGRKIDSLFKTFIARVTRELNKPWCISVFEDNAGIIHFEGDYGIAVKVETHNHPSAIEPFGGAATGVGGVIRDILGVWADPIACTDVLGFGPLDYDYAKIPPGIKHPKYIFRGVIAGIGHYGNNMGIPTVNGAIYFDESYVGNVVVYCGCVGILPISRYIKRARAGDHLVLAGGRTGRDGIHGVTFASLELTEKSEETARPAVQIANPIEEEKLKRAIISVRDLGLASSITDLGGGGLSSAIGETAHKFNCGAYVELDKVPLKYPNIAPWEIYISESQERMLLTVPEENLDRVLEIFRDEDVEATSLGKLTDDRVLKIFYKGFNVADIDIPFLFSPPRSCKTAMFVKPRLKEPVFEEPKDLTDPLLKILSSPGVASKESVVRTYDHEVKGNTVLKPFCGKNNGPSDAAVIKPLDNSWKGVVISCGMNPQYGKIDAYWMAASAIDEAIRNNVAVGGRRIALLDNFVWGNPEKPDRMGSLVRACMACYKFARGFKTPFISGKDSLYNESPLGPVTPTLLITAVGIIPDVRRIVSMDLKEPGDLLYIVGRTYAELGGSEYYRLLGFLGKTVPKVRLREAERNMKAIIRAIDGGYVRACHDLSEGGLAVAAAEMALAGGLGLEIWLENVPRANEVYRSDYILFSESNSRFLVEVPEKYRDKFETAVRGAVYEPIGRVKSDKSFVIYGFNGRRIIEADIDSLINAWKNPLVRG from the coding sequence ATGAGGCAGATCTACATTAAAAGAGACGTGCCTTTTGATCTGTATGAAGTTAACCTGCTTGACGCTAGCGATGAAGATCTAGTGAAGATAAGTGATGAGATGGGTTTAGCTTTGAACCTGGAGGAGATGCAAGCCATAAAAACCTACTTTATGAAGAAACTTAGAAACCCAACTGATGTTGAGCTGCAGGCTATTGGGCAGACTTGGAGCGAACACTGTTTCCATAAAACCTTTAAGGGCTTAGTTATTCTTCCAGATGGGAGAAAAATTGACTCATTATTTAAAACATTTATAGCGAGAGTTACACGCGAGCTAAACAAGCCATGGTGTATATCGGTCTTTGAGGATAATGCCGGAATAATCCATTTCGAGGGCGACTATGGGATAGCGGTTAAAGTTGAAACCCATAATCACCCGTCAGCTATAGAACCATTTGGCGGCGCAGCAACCGGCGTTGGGGGAGTAATACGCGATATTCTCGGAGTTTGGGCTGATCCAATAGCGTGCACAGATGTCTTAGGTTTCGGCCCACTAGACTACGATTACGCTAAGATCCCGCCCGGGATAAAACATCCGAAATATATTTTTAGGGGCGTTATCGCGGGAATAGGGCATTATGGAAATAACATGGGTATACCGACAGTTAACGGAGCCATATATTTTGATGAGAGCTATGTGGGGAACGTAGTCGTATATTGTGGTTGTGTTGGCATACTGCCCATAAGCAGATATATTAAGAGGGCTAGGGCTGGAGATCATCTAGTTTTAGCCGGCGGCAGGACGGGTCGCGATGGAATACATGGCGTAACGTTCGCGTCACTAGAGTTAACTGAGAAGTCCGAGGAGACTGCTAGACCCGCTGTCCAGATAGCCAACCCGATAGAGGAGGAGAAGCTCAAGAGGGCAATAATATCTGTTAGGGATCTTGGTTTAGCATCTTCAATAACTGATTTAGGTGGAGGTGGTCTATCAAGCGCGATTGGCGAAACAGCGCATAAGTTTAACTGCGGCGCATATGTTGAACTTGATAAAGTCCCACTTAAGTATCCAAATATTGCGCCGTGGGAGATTTATATATCAGAGTCTCAAGAACGCATGCTCCTAACTGTCCCAGAAGAGAATTTAGACAGAGTCCTAGAAATTTTCCGCGATGAAGATGTTGAAGCAACATCATTAGGCAAGCTAACAGACGACAGGGTCTTAAAGATATTTTATAAGGGTTTTAATGTCGCAGACATTGACATACCATTTTTATTTAGTCCGCCTAGATCATGCAAGACAGCCATGTTTGTTAAGCCTAGACTTAAGGAGCCAGTCTTTGAGGAGCCAAAGGATTTAACAGATCCCCTTTTAAAGATACTCTCTTCACCGGGCGTCGCTAGTAAAGAATCCGTTGTAAGAACATATGATCATGAAGTTAAGGGGAACACTGTCCTAAAACCATTTTGTGGAAAGAATAATGGTCCGAGCGACGCAGCTGTCATAAAACCCTTAGATAATTCATGGAAGGGTGTTGTGATATCGTGTGGCATGAACCCACAGTATGGTAAAATCGACGCTTACTGGATGGCTGCTTCGGCTATTGATGAAGCCATAAGGAATAATGTGGCTGTTGGCGGCAGAAGGATAGCGTTACTTGACAATTTTGTTTGGGGTAACCCTGAGAAGCCCGATAGAATGGGGTCGCTTGTCAGGGCTTGTATGGCCTGCTATAAATTCGCTAGAGGCTTTAAAACACCGTTTATTTCTGGAAAAGATAGCCTATATAACGAGTCGCCGCTCGGCCCGGTTACGCCAACTCTTCTAATAACAGCTGTAGGGATTATACCCGACGTTAGGAGAATTGTTTCTATGGATTTAAAGGAGCCGGGGGATTTGCTCTATATCGTTGGGCGCACTTATGCTGAGCTCGGCGGGTCAGAATATTATAGGCTTCTAGGCTTTCTTGGAAAAACGGTTCCGAAAGTCAGGCTTAGGGAGGCTGAGCGAAACATGAAAGCGATAATTAGGGCTATTGATGGAGGATATGTAAGGGCGTGCCACGACTTATCCGAAGGAGGATTAGCGGTAGCTGCAGCCGAGATGGCTCTTGCTGGCGGACTAGGCTTAGAAATATGGTTGGAGAATGTTCCAAGGGCAAATGAGGTTTATAGAAGCGACTATATACTGTTCTCGGAGTCAAATAGCCGCTTCCTAGTGGAGGTCCCGGAGAAATATAGAGATAAGTTTGAGACAGCGGTTAGAGGGGCGGTTTACGAGCCGATAGGTCGGGTTAAAAGCGATAAATCATTCGTTATCTACGGATTCAACGGGAGACGCATTATAGAGGCGGATATAGATTCCCTAATAAACGCTTGGAAGAACCCTTTGGTTAGAGGCTGA
- the purQ gene encoding phosphoribosylformylglycinamidine synthase subunit PurQ has product MKIRDIRVCIVRVGGTNCDAETKRAFEDLGAKASIHHLNEVSRKRNLLDYHILVFPGGFSYGDYVRAGAILAKTVMSRIGKEIKSFMDEGRPILGICNGFQILVEAGLLPGLNGISAYPEAALATNIPIGYRCMWVYLKHEGNGNCASTWLMPKKRILRMPVAHAEGRFILPDEKMLNRLLDNGQIILRYCDENGEYAEGRFPDNPNGSLFDIAGICNPDGTVFGLMPHPERAYYGWQLPDWTRMGKPPKYGDGKLIFESLVKYVAKKF; this is encoded by the coding sequence ATGAAGATTAGGGATATAAGGGTCTGCATAGTTAGGGTTGGTGGAACAAACTGTGATGCTGAGACTAAAAGGGCATTTGAGGATCTTGGAGCTAAAGCGTCAATACACCACCTGAATGAAGTGTCTAGGAAGAGGAATCTATTAGACTACCATATACTAGTGTTTCCGGGAGGATTCTCATATGGTGATTATGTCAGGGCTGGAGCCATACTGGCTAAAACCGTGATGTCTAGGATTGGTAAAGAGATAAAATCCTTTATGGATGAAGGTAGACCGATACTTGGGATATGTAATGGTTTCCAAATTCTGGTTGAGGCCGGCTTGCTTCCGGGGTTAAATGGGATAAGCGCTTATCCGGAGGCCGCCTTAGCAACAAATATTCCGATAGGTTACAGATGCATGTGGGTTTATCTAAAGCATGAAGGTAACGGTAACTGCGCTTCAACATGGCTTATGCCTAAAAAGCGTATCCTCCGTATGCCAGTTGCCCACGCTGAGGGAAGATTCATCCTACCTGACGAGAAAATGCTAAATAGGCTCTTAGATAATGGGCAGATAATCCTAAGATACTGTGATGAGAATGGGGAATATGCTGAAGGGCGTTTCCCAGACAATCCGAACGGTTCGCTTTTCGATATAGCTGGCATATGTAACCCAGACGGCACAGTGTTTGGTTTAATGCCACATCCAGAGAGAGCATATTACGGCTGGCAGCTACCAGACTGGACTAGAATGGGGAAGCCGCCAAAGTACGGGGATGGTAAACTAATATTTGAATCTCTAGTGAAATATGTTGCAAAGAAGTTTTAA
- a CDS encoding acetamidase/formamidase family protein: MKRISFKDIGLRYTLSPYEKPVSYVKPGETIVIEVEDASSGQIRKESDLRDRGKVPFGNPLVGPIYVEGAKPGGSIIVSIREIKPTIGQGAIYSSEFNERYLTEIPILRFMGTAFPRKTKICKIVGNMILFNSLKLPYKPMVGTIGTAPHPQVDSISSSMLPGRHGGNMDLPDVCPDSRVSLPVFHEGALLYVGDAHAIQGDGEIFGTAVEMPAEITLEIGVSEESISWPRIENEKEVMCVATTSAGRSLEDAIKIAFLELVTWMEEKYGISRLEGLMLCSLVGRISVGNLWTVAAKIEKKYLELSASK, translated from the coding sequence TTGAAAAGAATCAGTTTTAAAGATATTGGTTTAAGGTATACTTTAAGCCCATATGAAAAACCAGTAAGCTACGTGAAACCCGGTGAAACAATAGTTATTGAAGTTGAAGATGCTTCATCGGGACAGATTAGGAAAGAAAGCGATTTAAGGGATAGAGGCAAGGTTCCCTTTGGAAACCCTCTAGTTGGACCAATATATGTTGAGGGGGCCAAACCGGGCGGGTCAATTATTGTATCAATAAGGGAGATTAAGCCGACAATAGGACAGGGAGCGATATATTCTTCAGAGTTCAATGAGAGATATCTCACAGAGATTCCCATACTAAGGTTTATGGGAACCGCTTTTCCACGTAAAACAAAAATATGTAAGATCGTGGGCAACATGATCTTATTCAACAGCCTGAAGCTTCCCTATAAGCCCATGGTTGGCACAATAGGAACGGCGCCACACCCACAGGTTGATAGCATCTCTTCAAGCATGCTTCCCGGAAGGCATGGTGGAAACATGGATCTGCCAGATGTTTGCCCTGATAGCAGAGTGAGCCTGCCAGTATTTCACGAGGGCGCCTTACTCTACGTAGGGGACGCGCATGCGATACAGGGTGATGGCGAAATATTTGGCACAGCGGTTGAAATGCCTGCTGAAATAACTTTAGAAATCGGGGTTTCAGAGGAAAGCATAAGCTGGCCGAGGATAGAGAATGAAAAAGAGGTCATGTGCGTTGCTACTACAAGCGCTGGGAGGAGCCTCGAGGATGCTATAAAAATAGCCTTTTTGGAGCTGGTCACTTGGATGGAAGAGAAGTATGGTATAAGTAGACTCGAAGGGTTAATGCTATGTTCCTTAGTTGGAAGGATTAGTGTTGGAAACCTGTGGACCGTTGCGGCGAAGATTGAGAAGAAGTATTTGGAGTTAAGCGCTAGCAAATGA
- a CDS encoding radical SAM protein, which translates to MTHLVDLFERKKKIKADLEDKLSSDSRRIASEDSHSKRMPRPCGMTIHTGVGCSYLCAYCYIYDMGFSAIPKPYPLEPEEIAYALSLNPYIIPEKTLAAYGSVTEPFLPETASRAIEYMREIWRWLKMPAQLSTKSFLTDEIISGISASDPNTNVLITIITFSNRRLEPKAPDPLRRIEGAERALKRGLKVSLFIRPIIPGVTDKEADKILTFAANKGIKSVVLGSLRATERIIRRLERSGVRREEIEKRLVKPFKGKEQIEVKSLDLKNKIREAAENLGLKVFRAACEANTYYHGQYCAMCNLGPCNADMKREDLEESAVRDLLEYLGVSCSSVEVDDRVIKIQLKKACVDWRAKYLIGVTTHRKVIFNKI; encoded by the coding sequence TTGACGCATTTAGTAGACTTATTTGAGAGAAAAAAGAAGATTAAAGCGGATCTAGAAGATAAATTAAGCTCCGACTCTAGGAGGATTGCCAGCGAGGATTCTCATTCAAAGAGGATGCCTAGGCCTTGCGGCATGACTATACATACTGGTGTTGGCTGCAGCTATCTATGCGCTTATTGTTACATATATGATATGGGTTTTTCAGCCATACCTAAACCATATCCTTTAGAGCCTGAAGAGATCGCTTACGCTCTCTCATTGAATCCATATATAATTCCTGAGAAGACTCTGGCCGCATATGGCTCGGTAACTGAGCCTTTTCTACCTGAAACAGCCAGCAGGGCAATAGAATATATGAGGGAGATTTGGAGATGGCTGAAAATGCCCGCTCAATTATCAACAAAATCTTTTTTAACGGATGAAATTATCTCTGGCATTTCAGCCAGCGACCCGAACACTAATGTGCTCATAACCATCATTACGTTTTCTAATAGGAGGTTAGAGCCAAAGGCTCCAGATCCATTAAGAAGAATTGAAGGAGCCGAGAGAGCTTTAAAGAGGGGTTTAAAGGTATCATTATTTATTAGACCAATAATTCCCGGAGTAACTGATAAAGAAGCTGATAAAATACTTACTTTTGCCGCTAACAAAGGTATAAAATCGGTTGTTCTGGGGTCTCTAAGAGCTACTGAAAGGATCATTAGAAGACTTGAGAGAAGCGGGGTTAGAAGGGAGGAGATCGAGAAAAGGTTAGTTAAGCCGTTTAAAGGCAAAGAACAGATTGAAGTGAAATCTTTAGACTTAAAGAACAAAATTAGGGAGGCGGCAGAGAATTTAGGGTTAAAAGTCTTTAGGGCTGCGTGTGAAGCAAATACCTATTATCATGGACAGTATTGTGCAATGTGTAATTTAGGGCCTTGTAACGCAGATATGAAGCGAGAAGATTTGGAGGAAAGCGCTGTTAGAGATCTTCTAGAGTATTTAGGTGTATCGTGCTCTAGCGTTGAGGTGGACGACAGGGTCATAAAGATCCAGTTAAAGAAAGCGTGTGTAGACTGGCGTGCAAAATATCTTATAGGTGTTACGACACATCGGAAAGTAATTTTTAACAAAATATAA
- a CDS encoding TrkA C-terminal domain-containing protein, with product MRKKERIKYQPVPVREILLEMKNLSELMIDLAYSAALFNDRDLAEDVIELEEKVDTLAFLLNMEIMIAARDAEDARMLSGVAKVASAADKISDAAGDIAAIILQEIGVHPIITEIFEKVGERLSRIKVPSDSPIIGNRLIDLDPASMGVDVIAIRRNKDWIINPGNYEKIRDGDVLIVRGVSAGINGLKEKIGEKLLKSEEAMLKELRGEKWFREIVERFVELKDISELMIALAYSALVMNSRDLAEEVHALEEYVDKMHTDFELLVLSSKLDESDVKGTLGLIRLGVAAEKISDAAAEIAEVILREIEPHPIIKIAIRDAEETIVYVRVSAKSPLVNKMLKEARIPEETGMWVLAIKRDNKCIRPKPDTKIEAGDILIASGYSNGKEDLIKLASPESNHLDTEIGVWEENS from the coding sequence ATGCGCAAGAAGGAGAGAATAAAGTATCAGCCTGTACCTGTAAGGGAAATTCTTCTGGAGATGAAGAATCTCTCTGAGCTAATGATTGATCTAGCCTATTCTGCGGCATTGTTTAACGATCGGGACTTAGCGGAAGATGTCATTGAGCTGGAAGAGAAGGTTGATACTCTCGCCTTCCTCTTAAACATGGAGATAATGATAGCGGCTAGGGATGCCGAGGATGCAAGAATGCTTTCTGGGGTCGCTAAGGTTGCTTCGGCTGCAGATAAAATTTCTGATGCCGCTGGTGATATAGCTGCCATAATTTTACAGGAAATTGGCGTCCACCCGATTATAACTGAGATCTTTGAGAAAGTTGGAGAGAGACTGTCGAGAATAAAGGTTCCATCAGATTCACCAATCATAGGTAATAGACTGATTGATTTGGATCCAGCTTCAATGGGAGTAGATGTGATAGCTATTCGTAGAAATAAAGACTGGATAATAAATCCCGGGAATTATGAGAAAATAAGGGATGGCGACGTTTTAATTGTGCGGGGTGTCTCCGCAGGGATAAATGGTCTGAAAGAGAAAATTGGTGAAAAGCTCTTAAAGAGCGAGGAGGCGATGCTTAAGGAGTTAAGGGGTGAAAAATGGTTTAGGGAAATAGTTGAGCGGTTTGTTGAGCTCAAAGATATCTCTGAGCTGATGATAGCTTTGGCCTACTCAGCGCTCGTGATGAATAGTAGAGATCTGGCGGAAGAAGTGCATGCGCTTGAAGAATACGTTGATAAGATGCATACGGACTTTGAATTACTGGTTTTATCAAGCAAACTTGATGAGAGCGACGTCAAGGGGACTCTTGGCCTCATAAGGCTTGGTGTTGCCGCAGAGAAGATATCTGACGCGGCGGCCGAGATAGCTGAAGTTATTCTAAGGGAGATTGAGCCGCATCCCATTATTAAGATAGCTATAAGGGATGCGGAAGAGACAATAGTATATGTTCGAGTTAGCGCGAAGTCGCCGCTAGTGAATAAAATGTTAAAGGAAGCTCGTATACCAGAGGAGACAGGGATGTGGGTTCTCGCCATAAAGAGGGACAACAAGTGTATAAGGCCGAAACCTGATACGAAGATTGAGGCTGGTGACATCCTAATAGCGTCTGGTTACTCGAATGGGAAGGAGGATTTGATTAAATTAGCGTCCCCCGAATCTAATCACTTAGATACGGAAATAGGCGTTTGGGAAGAAAACTCATAA